The Haloarchaeobius amylolyticus genome window below encodes:
- a CDS encoding phosphate/phosphite/phosphonate ABC transporter substrate-binding protein: MESRRDFLKAAGVAGAAALTGTAGCLGSFGEQAYGDGTVQFMMSPSEPQNYMMKQYGPMRDYLDKELGDTADVKLQYAADYSAVLQGLGSGSADIAETGPFAAALGVKADKAEIALQRHAYGSWTYTSVIVTRKDSDISSLSDLEGKRIAFADMTSASGSLYPLYMLKDAGLEIGEAPVSDNGADFTGTWSGHAEAFKALQDGQVEAAGVGKFITQGDDGYVEGIEPIMDYKKEYGKGIPRAPMVVSPELSESEKEDVVNALKDAPDKAYLGENGKPNSETNADKEGVVEDDLWFDGVRPAKLEDYQPVIDVANQLNLSTDLLDSA, encoded by the coding sequence ATGGAAAGTCGACGCGATTTCCTCAAGGCAGCAGGTGTGGCGGGGGCAGCAGCCCTCACCGGAACAGCAGGGTGTCTCGGTTCCTTCGGCGAGCAGGCGTACGGTGACGGGACGGTCCAGTTCATGATGTCCCCGTCCGAGCCGCAGAACTACATGATGAAACAGTACGGCCCGATGCGGGACTACCTCGACAAGGAACTGGGCGACACGGCCGACGTGAAGCTCCAGTACGCCGCGGACTACTCCGCGGTCCTGCAGGGCCTCGGCAGTGGCTCCGCCGACATCGCGGAGACCGGCCCGTTCGCGGCCGCACTCGGTGTCAAGGCCGACAAGGCCGAGATCGCGCTCCAGCGCCACGCCTACGGCTCCTGGACGTACACCAGCGTCATCGTGACGCGCAAGGACAGCGACATCAGTTCGCTGTCGGACCTCGAGGGCAAACGCATCGCCTTCGCGGACATGACCTCCGCGAGCGGTTCGCTCTACCCGCTGTACATGCTGAAGGACGCCGGCCTCGAGATCGGCGAGGCGCCGGTCAGCGACAACGGCGCGGACTTCACCGGCACCTGGTCCGGCCACGCCGAGGCGTTCAAGGCGCTGCAGGACGGCCAGGTCGAGGCCGCCGGCGTTGGCAAGTTCATCACGCAGGGTGACGACGGCTACGTCGAGGGCATCGAGCCCATCATGGACTACAAGAAGGAGTACGGCAAGGGCATCCCGCGCGCACCGATGGTCGTCAGCCCCGAACTCTCCGAGTCCGAGAAGGAGGACGTCGTCAACGCGCTCAAGGACGCCCCGGACAAGGCGTACCTCGGCGAGAACGGCAAGCCCAACTCCGAGACCAACGCCGACAAGGAAGGCGTCGTCGAGGACGACCTCTGGTTCGACGGTGTCCGCCCGGCCAAGCTCGAGGACTACCAGCCGGTCATCGACGTCGCGAACCAGCTCAACCTGAGCACCGACCTGCTCGACTCGGCATAG
- the hisH gene encoding imidazole glycerol phosphate synthase subunit HisH: MTQQSVTDERETLASVVVVDYGLGNLRSVTRGLERAGADVEISDDPADFEAADGVVLPGVGAFGEGMENAESVRDELVAVADRGQPLFGICLGMQMLLTSSEEAEREGQGDVRGLDLISGTNLRFAEGQKVPHMGWNDLDVQREHPLVEGVDGQYAYFVHSYYAAPDDEHATVATTEYGVEFPSIVANEEGNVFGTQFHPEKSGETGLQILRNFVDICAEQ, encoded by the coding sequence ATGACACAGCAGTCCGTCACCGACGAGCGCGAGACGCTCGCCTCGGTCGTCGTCGTGGACTACGGGCTCGGGAACCTCCGGAGCGTGACGCGGGGGCTCGAACGCGCCGGCGCCGACGTGGAGATATCGGACGACCCGGCCGACTTCGAGGCCGCCGACGGCGTCGTCCTCCCCGGCGTCGGTGCCTTCGGCGAGGGGATGGAGAACGCCGAGTCGGTGCGCGACGAACTCGTCGCCGTGGCCGACCGCGGCCAGCCCCTGTTCGGCATCTGTCTCGGCATGCAGATGCTCCTGACCTCGAGCGAGGAGGCCGAACGCGAGGGTCAGGGCGACGTGCGCGGCCTCGACCTGATATCGGGGACGAACCTCCGGTTCGCGGAGGGCCAGAAGGTCCCGCACATGGGCTGGAACGACCTCGACGTGCAGCGCGAGCACCCCCTCGTCGAGGGTGTCGACGGACAGTACGCCTACTTCGTCCACTCCTACTACGCGGCGCCCGACGACGAGCACGCGACGGTCGCGACGACCGAGTACGGCGTCGAGTTCCCCTCCATCGTCGCCAACGAGGAAGGCAACGTCTTCGGGACGCAGTTCCACCCGGAGAAGAGCGGCGAGACCGGCCTGCAGATCCTCCGGAACTTCGTCGACATCTGCGCCGAGCAGTAG
- a CDS encoding PAS domain-containing response regulator: MAASSEGQTRRIAMVHVDDEPSFGEVSKEFLEQVGDGFEVLSVTAGADALDLVATGVDCVVSDYDMPGMDGLELLAKVREIDPDLPFILFTGKGSEEIASRAISEGVSDYIQKGRGTDQYTILANRIENLVGRYRTERTLVRRLQAIETANEGIAIIDADGVYTYMNRAYAAVYGLDPSEIVGEHWRMLYDADEVDRFETEILPRMEEEGSWHGEAVGKRADGSTVPETVSLARLDDGGHVCVVRDLTERRELDASLQQERDLLDRLFETSPVGIVLVDASGTIVRANDRAASLLRRDLEDIVGTTYDDPGWGLSTMDDGRTYPIEHHPTFRALDTAEQVVGERMVVTRGDGDQFECQVNAAPLTGSDGTVEHVVVMFEDITEFETTRRALVAVLDQLTDAVALLDDEVSPGLAVAQSHLQRALDDDAGRDHVRAAKGAVEHLLPVVEDLHDLLDSAEEAVVDEEEPLPGQD; encoded by the coding sequence ATGGCAGCGAGCAGCGAGGGGCAAACACGGCGAATCGCGATGGTCCACGTCGACGACGAGCCGTCGTTCGGCGAGGTCTCGAAGGAGTTCCTCGAACAGGTCGGGGACGGGTTCGAGGTGCTGTCCGTGACCGCGGGAGCGGACGCACTCGACCTCGTCGCGACGGGCGTCGACTGCGTCGTCAGTGACTACGACATGCCGGGGATGGACGGACTGGAACTGCTCGCGAAGGTACGCGAGATAGACCCGGACCTCCCGTTCATCCTCTTCACCGGGAAGGGGTCGGAGGAGATCGCCAGCCGGGCCATCTCGGAGGGCGTCTCCGACTACATCCAGAAGGGCCGGGGGACCGACCAGTACACCATCCTCGCGAACCGCATCGAGAACCTGGTCGGGCGGTACCGGACCGAGCGCACCCTCGTCCGGCGCCTGCAGGCCATCGAGACGGCGAACGAGGGCATCGCCATCATCGACGCGGACGGCGTCTACACCTACATGAACCGCGCCTACGCGGCGGTGTACGGCCTCGACCCGTCGGAGATCGTCGGGGAACACTGGCGGATGCTGTACGACGCGGACGAGGTCGACCGCTTCGAGACCGAGATCCTGCCGCGGATGGAGGAGGAGGGGTCCTGGCACGGCGAGGCGGTGGGGAAACGGGCCGACGGGTCGACGGTCCCCGAGACGGTCTCGCTGGCCCGACTGGACGACGGCGGCCACGTCTGCGTCGTCCGCGACCTGACCGAGCGGCGGGAGCTCGACGCGTCGCTGCAACAGGAGCGCGACCTGCTGGACCGGCTCTTCGAGACCAGTCCGGTCGGTATCGTCCTCGTCGACGCGTCCGGGACCATCGTCCGGGCCAACGACCGGGCGGCGTCGCTGCTCCGGCGGGACCTCGAGGACATCGTCGGAACCACCTACGACGACCCCGGGTGGGGACTGTCCACGATGGACGACGGTCGAACCTACCCCATCGAACACCATCCGACGTTCCGGGCGCTGGACACCGCCGAACAGGTCGTCGGGGAGCGCATGGTCGTCACCCGCGGGGACGGCGACCAGTTCGAGTGCCAGGTCAACGCCGCGCCCCTGACCGGGTCGGACGGGACGGTCGAACACGTCGTCGTGATGTTCGAGGACATCACCGAGTTCGAGACGACCCGTCGGGCGCTCGTGGCCGTCCTGGACCAGCTGACGGACGCGGTCGCGCTGCTCGACGACGAGGTCTCGCCCGGTCTCGCCGTCGCCCAGAGCCACCTGCAGCGGGCCCTCGACGACGACGCCGGGCGCGACCACGTCCGCGCGGCGAAGGGGGCGGTCGAGCACCTGCTCCCGGTGGTCGAGGACCTGCACGACCTGCTCGACTCGGCGGAGGAGGCGGTCGTCGACGAGGAAGAACCGCTGCCCGGACAGGACTGA